Part of the Methanosphaera cuniculi genome is shown below.
ATTATTGCATTTCGTATCATGTCAGGGTAGTTTATTGTCCATTGGAGTACTTGCATTCCACCCATAGATCCTCCTACTACAGCAAATAATTGTGATATTCCTAGATGATCAAGTAGTTTTTTCTGTGCATTTACCATGTCTGTTATTGTGATAATTGGGAAATCTAGTGCGTATGGTTTTCCTGTATCTGGATTTATTGAACTTGGTCCTGTTGATCCTTTACAACTTCCTATTACATTTGAGCATATTATGAAGTATTTGTTGGTATCTAATGGTTTTTCAGGTCCTATTATTATATTCCACCAGCCTGGTTTTTTATCTCCTTCATGCCATCCTGCTGCATGTGCATCACCTGTTAGTGCATGACATATGAGTATTACGTTGCTTTTTTCTTTGTTTAGTTTTCCGTATGTTTCATATGCTATTGTTGGTGTTTTTAGTATGTCTCCTGTTTCAAGTTTTAGGTCTTCTTTCATTGTGTATGTTTGTGTTTGTATGTTTCCTAGTGTTTTTCTATTTGTGATTGACTTTCCCTCCTATTATTGTAGTTGTTAATAATTAATTGTTATTAATTATGTGATATTATATAATATTATATTTTGTTATGTTTATAACTATTGTTACAATTTTTCTTTAATAATTAAACAAGATGTTTAAGTTAAATTGAAAGAGTATAAAAAAAATAAGATGAATGGAGGTTAAATATGGGAGGAGAAAGAGGTTTGGTGTTGATGATACTTCTAGTCTATTTTATCTAGTGCTTGTTTTACATCTGCTAGGATGTCTTCTAAATCTTCTATTCCTACTGAGAATCTTATTAGATCTGGTGTTACACCTGATGCTATTTGTTGTTCTTCAGTTAGTTGTGAGTGTGTTGTTGATGCTGGGTGTACGATTAGTGATTTTGCATCTCCTACATTTGCAAGATGTGAGAGTAGTTCTACATTTTCTATGAATTTTACAGCACCTGCATATCCTGCTTTTAGTCCGAATGATACCATTCCACTGTATCCTTTTTCTACATATTTTGATGCTATTTCATGATTTGGACTACTTTTAAGTCCTGAGTAGTTTACCCATGCAACTTTTGGATTATCTTCTAAAAACTCTGCTACTGCTTGTGCATTTTTTCCATGTTGTGTTACACGTAAATCTAATGTTTCAAGTCCTTGTAATAATAGGAATGATCCAAATGGGCTTGGTACAGCTCCTGTGTCACGTCCTAGTACTGCTCTTATTCTTGTTGTGAATGCTGCAGGACCAAATGTTTCATAAAATGATAGTCCATTATATGTTTCATCAGGTTCTACAAGTGATGGGAATTTTCCATTATCCCATGGGAAGTCTCCTTTTTCAATGATTATTCCACCTAGTGTTGTTCCATGTCCTCCAATGTATTTTGTTGCAGAGCTTGCTATAATATCTGCTCCATGATCAAATGGTCTTATTGTTCCAACACCTATTGTGTTATCTACAACTAGTGGTATGCCATTTGAGTGTGCTATGTCTGCGAGTTTTTCAAAGTCTGGTATGTGTAGTTGTGGGTTTCCTATTGATTCAACATATAGTGCTTTTGTTTTTTCATCTATTGCTTCTTTGAATTCTTCTGGTTTATCTCCATCTACAAATTTTACTTCACGACCCATGTTTTTAAGTGTGTTTTCAAAGAGTTCTACTGTTCCTCCATATAGACTTGAGGATGATACTATGTTATCTCCTACTTCTGTTAGGTTTATTATTGCATAGAATATTGCTGCCATTCCTGATGCTGTTTCATATGCTGCAGTTCCATCTTCTATTGCTGCCATTCTTTTTTCGAATGCTTCGGTTGTTGGGTTTGTAAGTCTTGTGTATATGTTTCCGCCTTCTTTTAGTGCAAATCTGTTTGCTGCTTGTGTTGCATTATCAAAGACGTATGATGTGGTTTGATATATTGGTGTTACTCTTGATCCTGTTTCATCTGTTTCTTCTTGTCCTACGTGTAGTCCTATTGTTGCTATATTTTTTTTATTTTTTATTTCATATGCCATTTTATTCTCTCCACTTATTTGTTGGTTTCTATTTTTTTTTATTGGGTTAGAATTATTTTTTTATTTTTTGTTTTAGTTTATTTATCTTTTTTTTTAATCTAGGGTTTTCTTTTTTTTATATTTTATTTTTTGTTTGTATTGAATTTTTAGGTAATTTTTTTTTGGTGATAATTTTTTTTTGGTGATAATTTTTTTTTGGTGATAATTTTTTTTTGGTGATAATTTTTTTTTGGTGATAATTTTTTTTTGGTGATAATTTTTTTTTATGATTAGGATGTTTTTTTTTCTCATACACTCATTAACCTTTTTTTTATAGGATGCTTTTTTTAGGTTGAGTGTATGAGTGTGGTGGTGATTTTTTTTTCTTTGTGTTTAGTATATAATATATTTTTAAATGGGGTGTAAATATAACATTGTTATATCAGGTATTATAAAATAAAACTTGGCTTGCTTAATTTATAAAAAATTGTAATCACACTAAGTGATATAACTATTGTTATATTGTATTTAGTATATAAACTTAACGCCCCTTATATTACATCAAACAATATAATCATATATTCCATATTAAAACATATCTGATAAATGAATAACATTAAAACTACCCAACATATAAATAAGCTTTTTAATATTTAAAGCATGAGTTAAAAAATCAAGATCACCTATCATAATTAATTTATAATGACTGCGAGTAATTGAAACATTTAATTGATTAATATTTGAAATAAAATCACTCTCAAAACGTGATAAAACACCATTATTACTCTTACAAAAACTCAAAATAACAACATCTTTCTCACGTCCCTGAAAACGATACACAGTATCAACCTCAACATCATTAATTCCATTATCTTCAAGTAACTTTTTAATATATAATTTCTGACATCTATAAGCTGAAATAACACCAATATCTTCACATTTTATATCATTATCTATAAGATTTTTAATTATACTTAAAATAACTTCAGCTTCAAATTTATTATAACAACTACGATTAATTCTCGCCTCATTATATGAAACACCACTAGTATCAATAAAAACTACGGGTGAATCATCAACAAAAATAGAAGAGTTATCAACACTAATTTTTTTATTTGCAATTTTATCATATGTTTTAAGCTTTCCATTATAATACAAATTACTTGCAATATCACAAATTTCCTGATTCATACGATACTGAATATTAAGAAATGTAAAATTATCAGGATATAACATAAGAAGTGTTGTAAAAATAGACTTATTAAGATACATTGATGTGTTATTATTATGTATTGGTTCAAGTTGCATATTATCACCAATTAAATAAACTTCTCACATTTTAAAAGAGCAATTAATGATAAATAAAGAGGAACTTGACTTGCTTCATCCATTATAACATAATCAAATTCAACATTTTCAATGAGAAAACTTGATGCTGATATTACAGTCGTTGCAATAATTGAAACATTTCTAACTATTGTATCATTTAATGAATTTTCTATATTACTAATCTTACATTCAAGTTCATAAATACTATTTTCATCATAACTTACTTCATTAATATAATTAGTTGTCTTATTATTTGTTGGGAGTAATTTTCTAAATAAACGTGAAAATATAGACTCACAATTATTATCAATGATAAGTGGATCATTATTTATAGAAGATTTATTTGTAAGACTTTTAATATCTTCTATTTTATCTTTATATTTTTGTATTTCACTATATTCTGGTGCTTTTTTAATATGTTCATCTATTGTATATTTTAAGTTATTTTGGCTGATTTTATTTTTATTACCAATTCTTAAAATATCATCATCTGCTATGTTTTCTAGTTTTTCAACTACATTATCAACTGCTATATGTGTATGTGAACATATTAGTATTTTCTTTTTGTTTTTATGAAGTTGTTTTATGAGATTTACTATTGTATATGTTTTTCCACATCCTGGTGGTCCTTGTATTAGATGAAATTTTGATGTTTGGAGTGCTTTTTTAACAGCTTTATTCTGATTTTTATTAAGTTTATGATTATAATATGTGATATTTGTGTCATATTCTGGATTTATTTGTGTTTGTAGTAGTTGTAATGTTTCAAGATTATCTTCATTTAGTTGATTATTTTCAATTTGTGATACTATTTTTTCAAGTTTATGTGTTATGGTTTCATTTTGTATGTTTTTTATTATAATTTTATCATGTAATCTGAACTTGTGAGGTTTTGTTAGTTTTATTTCAAGATTTTTATGGTTATTTTTTGTTATTATACCTTTAATGTGATGTGTTATTATTTGTGTATTTTTAGGAATCTTTGTTGGATTTTTTAGTGATACATGTATCTTATTTTCATGTATATATGTTATTTTAGCATGTATTTGGTTGTTTTTCTTTTCATTTTGTATTTGTTTTTTTAAGTGATTTAGTATTTTATTTGGTTTTTTCATAATGTAATTTGTAATAACATTTATATATTTAGTATTACATATAGTTATTTGTAGAAAGTAATACAAAATTTAAAAAAATTCATACTTTTATTAGTTCATATAAAAAAATATATTTTTTCATAACATCAAAAAACAAAAAATTTAATGTATAAAAACTAAAATAAATCATTTAAAGAAAAATATAAAGAACAATAAAAAAAAAGGCAGGAAAATGTATGAAATTAAGGCTAAAAAAATGGATGAAAAACGTGAATATAAAAAAAAATAAAAAAAATTCGGAAGTTATACACTCAATATAAGATTTAATAAGCTATAAAAAAAATATTTCAAGAAAAAAATAAAAACCACACCCCGAAAAAAAACAGAGAATATAGTAAAAAAAAAAATAAAGTCCTAGTTAAAAAAAACATAAAAAACTTAAAATTAAACACAAATATTTAAAAGAATTAATTTTAATAATTAAACCCTAAAAAAATAAAAGTAGTTAATAATAAAAGCAGTTATTTTTTTATTTATTTTTTCCATAAATTAAATTAAGAAAAAAAAGATACATACAAAAGAAAATTAAAATTATTGTAATCGTCATAAAAAAAAGAAATATGATACCAAAAAAAGAGCATTTAAAATTAAAAAAAAGAGAGAGAATGATGAATTTGATAAGTTTATCCATTCTCATCAATATCCATCATGAAAATTTCTTTTTTTACATCTCTCATTTTTTTTATAGGATATAATTTAGTTGTTCCGTGTTTCAATTTCATCTAAAAAGAAAATATTTATCATAATATATTTAACAAATCATTTAATGATTTAATAAATTTTAAAGATTTCTTTCTGGATATATAATATATTAAATTAATTATGATTAATATATTATAATTCTATATATGTTTAATATATAATAAAAACTTAATTAAAAACAAAAATTTTATTCTTAAAATATAGAATTTTATATAATGATAAAAAAAAGATTTTACTAAAAAAAAAGTTTCAAAAAAAAAATAAAATTAAAAAAAAAGAAATGAAATACTTTTGAAAAATATTTATAAAAAAACATGTGCTAACTTTTTTATTAAATATTAGAAAGTAGTATTCTGCTATTTTTCAAAGCTTAATTCACGAGTTTTAATAAGATCATAAATTACTTTGTTTGTTTTAACATCAACACCTGCAATATCTGCTAGTTGTATAATTTTACCAGTAAGTGAATCAATTTCAGTGTGTTGTTTACGATTAAAATCTTGAAGCATTGATGAGGTATGATTATATGTATCAGGAACAAGTTTCAAGTAGAACTCCTCACGATATGAAGAAGCATCATCCCATAGTGTTTTATATCCTAATTTTTCAATTACATTAAATATTTCATCAATAATATTATTCATAATATCAACAGTATACTTATTTTCAGTTAACTTTCCATAACAAACACCAAGAAGTGCACCTAGTGGATTTAATGCACAATTATAAAGTAATTTAGCTAATAAGTATTGTTCAACACACTCGGTTGTACTAGCAGGTATTCCTGAATTGTTTATCATCTGAGCTATTTTTTTAAGATCATCACTAATTTCTACATTTTGAAGTGATCCAATTAGTATTGGTGCTGTATGTACTGTTATTTCACTTATATTTTTTTGAGGTCTTATAAATCCTGTTATTACGCGTGCTGAGAATACTTGATTTTTGCTAAAATATCTAAGATAGTATTCATCATTTCCAAATCCATTTTGGAAAATTATAATTTTAGCATTAGAATGTAGTATATCACAGTATTTATCTAATTTTTCTGATACATTTTCATTTACTGTGGTTTTTGTTGTGATAAATACATAGTCAAATGTATCTTCTGGTATTTCATCATATGATGTATATACATTAAATTCGCTTGGTTTATATGATAGATTTTTAAATAATCCTATTCTTTCAATTCCATGTTCACGTAGCATTTTAGCCGTATTTTCTGTTGCATAAAATGATACATCTGCACCTTCTGATATCATTGATGCTCCTAGTGCTATTCCTATTGCTCCTGATCCTATTATTAAAATGTTCATTTTTAATCATCAAAATTTTTTTTCTTTAATTTATTTATTATTATATAATATATATTT
Proteins encoded:
- a CDS encoding DEAD/DEAH box helicase, producing MQLEPIHNNNTSMYLNKSIFTTLLMLYPDNFTFLNIQYRMNQEICDIASNLYYNGKLKTYDKIANKKISVDNSSIFVDDSPVVFIDTSGVSYNEARINRSCYNKFEAEVILSIIKNLIDNDIKCEDIGVISAYRCQKLYIKKLLEDNGINDVEVDTVYRFQGREKDVVILSFCKSNNGVLSRFESDFISNINQLNVSITRSHYKLIMIGDLDFLTHALNIKKLIYMLGSFNVIHLSDMF
- a CDS encoding ketopantoate reductase family protein, which translates into the protein MNILIIGSGAIGIALGASMISEGADVSFYATENTAKMLREHGIERIGLFKNLSYKPSEFNVYTSYDEIPEDTFDYVFITTKTTVNENVSEKLDKYCDILHSNAKIIIFQNGFGNDEYYLRYFSKNQVFSARVITGFIRPQKNISEITVHTAPILIGSLQNVEISDDLKKIAQMINNSGIPASTTECVEQYLLAKLLYNCALNPLGALLGVCYGKLTENKYTVDIMNNIIDEIFNVIEKLGYKTLWDDASSYREEFYLKLVPDTYNHTSSMLQDFNRKQHTEIDSLTGKIIQLADIAGVDVKTNKVIYDLIKTRELSFEK
- a CDS encoding O-acetylhomoserine aminocarboxypropyltransferase/cysteine synthase family protein gives rise to the protein MAYEIKNKKNIATIGLHVGQEETDETGSRVTPIYQTTSYVFDNATQAANRFALKEGGNIYTRLTNPTTEAFEKRMAAIEDGTAAYETASGMAAIFYAIINLTEVGDNIVSSSSLYGGTVELFENTLKNMGREVKFVDGDKPEEFKEAIDEKTKALYVESIGNPQLHIPDFEKLADIAHSNGIPLVVDNTIGVGTIRPFDHGADIIASSATKYIGGHGTTLGGIIIEKGDFPWDNGKFPSLVEPDETYNGLSFYETFGPAAFTTRIRAVLGRDTGAVPSPFGSFLLLQGLETLDLRVTQHGKNAQAVAEFLEDNPKVAWVNYSGLKSSPNHEIASKYVEKGYSGMVSFGLKAGYAGAVKFIENVELLSHLANVGDAKSLIVHPASTTHSQLTEEQQIASGVTPDLIRFSVGIEDLEDILADVKQALDKID
- a CDS encoding AAA domain-containing protein, with amino-acid sequence MKKPNKILNHLKKQIQNEKKNNQIHAKITYIHENKIHVSLKNPTKIPKNTQIITHHIKGIITKNNHKNLEIKLTKPHKFRLHDKIIIKNIQNETITHKLEKIVSQIENNQLNEDNLETLQLLQTQINPEYDTNITYYNHKLNKNQNKAVKKALQTSKFHLIQGPPGCGKTYTIVNLIKQLHKNKKKILICSHTHIAVDNVVEKLENIADDDILRIGNKNKISQNNLKYTIDEHIKKAPEYSEIQKYKDKIEDIKSLTNKSSINNDPLIIDNNCESIFSRLFRKLLPTNNKTTNYINEVSYDENSIYELECKISNIENSLNDTIVRNVSIIATTVISASSFLIENVEFDYVIMDEASQVPLYLSLIALLKCEKFI